In Phaseolus vulgaris cultivar G19833 chromosome 3, P. vulgaris v2.0, whole genome shotgun sequence, the sequence AATTCCCAGCGAGAGTGTTGCATATGAGTCTTGTACGGCAGAATAGTGGAAGAAGGAGAAGATCAGGTGCTTCATGGTACCGCACACAAGAGTGGCCTAAGGGAGCTAGCAGCCAGTCGGTTGTTGGTGCTCTCTAGCCCATAACGTGAATGGATCAGTGCAGGGGTGATCACGGTGGGATAGCAGGTAACACCTGGTACGCATGCTAGCCAGGCCACACCTGGCATACACACTGAGGTTGTACGAGACATCTAGCGAGAGAAACATGCGAAGGTACTTCGTATGTAACTAACTTAGGCGCGTCGCAGGGTATATAAAGACCCCCCACGCTCATGCAGAGGTAAGATTTCATTTGTACAAGTTACCCGTTAACACACAGAGagaaagagaatcagagagCACACACGAGTCTCACAGAGATTCATCGTacttagttctttggtggtcatgtggctgacttgagcgtcagagtgcaatcggtcgctagaggcgccgtttgttGTGTTTCGCAGGCACGCTTGAGGTTCTTTGTGGAAGGCACAGGTTGGACGTGGCGAGTTCTTTGACAATCAAGTCCCCGGCAATTTGTGATCCCATCCACCTTGCTGCTAAGTTTTGTCGTTTGTTCTTGAGATTCTTGCTGAAAGAATGAGGAAGACAAGGCAAACTTCACCCGTGCCATCAGCTGAGTtgggagctgtgacaatggcgctaGTCTTGGAAATGATGCGAGCGCTGCAAGATGATGTGGCGGCATCAAGAATGGAGCAAGAAAGAATTCAAGCATATTCGACTGCATCGCAGGGAAGGAATGAAGAGCTGGATCGCGTTAACGAAGAATTGCACAAGACTCTACAGGCGCAGAAGGAGCGGGTGGCAGAAGAAAGAGTGGCGTCGCCACCGTCTCCCCCCAGGActttccccatgccattctcatCTGAGATCATGGGTGCAGTGGTGCCACCAGGCTTGGTGGGGGTGAAAGCTTCGTTTACAGGGGTGGAGGACCCAGAAACGCATCTGACAGCgtttcacacccagatgatgctttctgggggctcagacgcggtgtaCTGCAAactgttcatgagcacattgaGTGGGATCGctttggagtggttcgtgagcctaccagatggccacatcacttcgtttcagcagttctcgaagctgTTCATGGAGTAGTACATCGTCAACAGGGCACCCTCAGTGGTGTCGTACGACATGTTTGATGTGCGCCAGAACCAGGGCGAGTCCCTCCGGGACTACCTTAGCCGTTTTGGGGTCAGGTGGTGAGgctacccagcaaagatgaggatatgctggtgcatgcgTTCAAGAAAGGGGTTCGGCGGGCCCTTTCGGTGAATCTTTGATCAGGAACCGCCCCAGCACCTTCGCGGAGATTAGGCGTCGTGTTGTGGcacacatagtggcagaaacagctgtttctgagaagagggaaTGCGCGATCCCGACCAAATCGCGCTTGGGCCCGAGTAGGTCTCAGCAGCCAATGAGGGTGCACGAGGCCAAAGAAGGAAAGGGGGCCCAGGGAAAGCCCCGCCCTTATGAACCGAGGACTGACCAGGGCAGGGGGCGCGCGAGGGAAAGCAACGCGCCCCCCAGATTCgactttgtggtggaattgGCGGAGCTGATCGCCATTCCAGCCGTAGCGGCTCGTCTGCGAGCACCGgagaagaccgacaaggtgctgggacgaAAAAAGAAcgtgtggtgtgagtttcaccaggcctatGGCCACTCACTCCACACTTGCTTGGCGTTAGGTCACCAACTCGCGGAGTTGGTGAAAAGTGGTTTCCTGAGCGATTACTTGCGGGAGAAGTAAGGTGATCGGGTGTCGTGACCACCAGCGGAGGATCCGTAGCACGAAGTGGCGGTGCACACGATTGCGGGAGGCTTCTTTGGAGGAGGATGTACGGCCTctcagaggaagaagtacgcatGCTCGGTGATGGCGATCGACTCGGTGGAAGAAGATCGCTCCCCCGACGTTGGCATCACCTTCACCAAGGCGGATCTCCAGGACGTTGTGCCACACGACAACGATCCTATTGTTATCTCCCTCGTTACAGCAGGGAAAAAGGTGCACAAGGTCcttgtagaccaaggaagctcggcggacgtAATGTTTTGGCCGACGTTCAACAAGCCACAACTGCCCCTCGATCATCTAAGGCCATACCCGGGGTGCTTATATGGTTTTGCAggggaccaagtggaggtgcGAGGCTACgtcgagctgagaaccacgtttaccgatgggGCCGGGTCTTGCATCGAGAATATCAAGTACCTAGTGGTGTATGCCCCATCTGCCTACAACGTACTGttggtgatcctgcctgttgaccagaacgttggaacctgcctcgtcaaaggatcgacttgtgcaccgcttcgaacctccgtccttcttcaagatctacctcaagaacctgcaaaagaacagagcggcgccgctgcggccgatcgcactccaacgcccaagtcagtgaccgaaccaccaaatactaagagcaagaacactcaagaaatctcaaggaaccgtgcaatgttctctctgacagtaagctctagaactcgcaagcgtaaagagtataatctgaacgcgcgtacctcagaaagttcgttgagaactcttatatacccggtcactttctctctcctggcagttacagacctgggacacgtggctcgcatccagtcgtacacgtgctatcatctggagcctccttgacttgggcgctgcttctgactccctttttggctaagttatttatgcatggtactgcctaGTGCATatctaacttgggagcgcgatctttACTGGAAcaggcgagttagggtgctctcgtacaccttccctgtggtctcgccggccgccttcataatctgctccaccttcatctctggcgatgtgcttgctccggcgatctccaatcgcttggtcgcctgagtttacctTCAattgggcgatcgcctggtatgctggagatcagaacacgccaacttaataactggcgacttcacgagccccccgacttccttctcttctgccaacctggcgctcgtcaacacgcctacactgtagcttggtgccacgtcatcacttccgattacCAGGACGGTACAGTTGGGAAGACTGACTCTCAACAGGTTGGGTGCCGTACCATCGACGAGtcacatgaagttgaagctaCTGTCAATGGAAGGGGTAGTGATCACCATAAAGTCGGACCAGAAGGAAGCTAGGCGCTGCTATGAGAACAGTCTCAAGCAACAGAGAAGCGTGTGCTATGTCACCACGACACCACCGCCGGTTTCAGGCGAGAGGCGATCGGAAATGGAGGTGGTAAGGGGCACGCAAGGGAATCTGGAGATGAAGGAAGCAGTGTTGGGGGGCTCAGGAATGACCCCAGCTGAAACTGAGGAAGATAGcatgatcactcctcgcgagtccggaatcgcgagggcggtcatcgctaGTGAAAGGAGGTCCCACCCTGCTGAGGGGTGGGTGGAGACGGAGATCCAAGGAAAGAGGTTTAAGCTGGGGGGATCGCTCAACGACAATACGCGAAGACAGATCGTCGAGGTGATTGAGAGTCACCTGGACGCGTTTGCGTGGCCagcctcggacatgccaggcattGACCCGGacttcctctgccatcgtcttaCAATGGACCCCCATGTCCGACCGGTGCGCTAGAGGAGGaggaaattcaatgaggagagaaggcacGTAGTCCACGAAGAAACCTGCAAACTCTTGGCCGCGGGGCACATCTGAGAAATCCAAGACCTAGAATGGCTGGCTAATGTGGTACTGGTGAAGAAGTCAAATGgtaagtggaggatgtgcgtggacttcaccgATCTAAACAAGGCATGCCAAAAGGACTCCTATCCCCTACCCAGCATAGACGCCTTGGTGGATAGTGCGTCGGGATGCCAGCTTATGAGTTTTCTGGACGcattctcgggctataatcagatcaggatgcatccgatggacgagtgcaagactgcgttcatgaccGAGCGGTCttgttactgttacaaggtaatgcccttcgggctgaagaacgcggaaGCCACCTATCTgaggttgatggatagggtgctctcacCGATGTTAGGAAGGAATGTACaggcctacgtcgatgacatggtggtaAACTCGCGAGAGAAGGAGCAGCATGTCACTGATATGGAGGAATTGTTTGCAACAATCGCCAAATACAGGTTAAAGCTCAACCCagagaagtgtatttttggtGTGGAAGCGAGAAAGTTTTTAGGCTTCCTCCTAACAGAGCGGGGGATCGAGGCGAACCCCGAGAAATGTGCGGCGATCATGGCAATGAGAAGCCCAGcgtcggtgaaggaggtgcagcaactcatcGGTCGGTTGGCGGCATTGTCGCGATTTATGTCCGCTAGAGGAGAGAAGGGTCATccttacttccagtgtctcaaacggAACAGTAGGTTCGTTTGGAccaaggagtgtgaggaggctttcattaagctgaaagGGTATCTGGCTAGCCCACCAGTGTTGTGCAAACCACTGGAGGGCACCCCTCTCGGCTAGTACTTTGCTGTGACGGAAAGAGCGGTCAGTTCAGTTTTGGTTCAAGAGAAAGACCAGGTCCAGagacctatttattttgtgagtaaggtactCCAGGGTTCTGAGGTAAGGtctcaggccctggagaaggcagcTCTGGCGATGGTGTTCTCAGCAAGGAGGCTCCGctattacttccacagcttcacggtcGTAGTGATGACCGATCTTCCCATCCAGAACGTGCTCAAGAAGGCAGACGTAgccgggaggatggtgaagtgggcccTAGAGCTATCTGAGTTCGATATAAGGTACGAGCCCCggggtccgatcaaggggcaggtgttagTGTACTTCGTCGTCGAGTTGTCATCGGGCGTTGCACCTTCGGACGGCCTAGATTTTCGCTGGGtcttatcggtggatggctcctccaaTCAACAGGGAAGtggcgctggagtcatcctggaaggaccaaacggagtgctgatcgagcagtctCTACGCTTCgctttcaaggccagcaacaaccaggcggagtacgaggtcTTGATCGTCGGTATGTTGCTGGCAAGGGAGATGGGAGCAAGGAGTTTGTTGGCCAAGACCGACTCCCTgttggtcaccgggcaggtaaCGGGagagttccaggccaaagaccCACAGATGGCTGCATACCTCGAGTATGTGCACACCTTGAGGACGTCCTTTGCAGAGTTTGAGTTGGTCCACgtaccaagagagcagaatgccagagctgacttGCTCGCTAAACTAGCCAGCTCAGGCAAGTGGGGCAGGCAGAGGAGCGTCATCCAAGAGACCCTGAAGGTACCTCGCGCGTTCGTAACGGACAACCAAGTACTTCAAGTGTGCAAGTCAAGGGAGCGCGTAGCGAGCAGTCATCGGTCTCTAACTCAAGAAACTTTGAGAGCGCCCAGGCTGAGAGCGCGACCAATAAGAACCGATGAGGCGATGGAGGTTTGCGCTGTAGGAAGAActgacacgtggataacgccgtACCAGCGATATTTGGCAGATGGGGAGCTCCCGCTGGACTCGTCGAAGGCGAAAATGGTAAAGAAGAGGTCgagcaagtttacccttatcGATGGGGACCTCTTTAAGTTTGGATTCACCCATCCAGTGTTGGTGTGCGTGCATGGAGAGCAGTGCATGAGGATCATGTCAAAGCTCCACGAGGGAGtgtgtggaagccacgtcggtgGTCGCGCCTTGGCAAATAGAGttctccgcgcggggtactactggccaacgctgAAAGAAGACTGCGTGGGGTATGCTCAacgttgcaagcagtgccagtgacacgcagattggcacaaggcgccccctgAAGAGCTAAGGTCGATTCATAGCCCATGGCCGTTCCacacctggggaatcgacatcctgggacccttTCCCTTAGCAGTAAGGCAAATGAAGTTTTTGATCGTCGTCATAGAGTATTTCACGAAGTAGGTGGAGGCAGAGCCGATCGCGCAGATCACCGCTCACAAGGTCCAACagtttgtgtggaagaacattgcgTGCCGTTTCGTagtgcccaagcgtttggtcTCTGACAATGGTACCCAGTTTACGAGTCACCAACTGAAAACCCTATGCGAAGAAATAGGgatacagcaggtgtttgccTCGGTGGAGCACCCTCAAACGAACGGGCAGGTGGAATCGGCCAACTGAGTACTGCTCAGAGGACTGAAGAGaaggttggaaaaggccaagggAACATGGGCAGAGGAGGTTCCCAGGATCGTgtgggcctatcacaccactCCACAAtctagcacccatgagacaccgtTCAATTTGGTCTATGGGTCGGACGCTATGATCCCTGTCGAGATACAAGAAACCTCACCAAGGTTTCTAAGTTTCGTGGTTGAGGAGTCCAACAAGGAGAGGAAAGTAAACCTGGACCTCCTGGATGAggtgcgagaagaggccagggTCAGTGCCGAAGCcgtaaagagaagggtggagcgtAGGCACAACTCCAAGGTGCGACT encodes:
- the LOC137839360 gene encoding uncharacterized protein encodes the protein MVFSARRLRYYFHSFTVVVMTDLPIQNVLKKADVAGRMVKWALELSEFDIRYEPRGPIKGQVLVYFVVELSSGVAPSDGLDFRWVLSVDGSSNQQGSGAGVILEGPNGVLIEQSLRFAFKASNNQAEYEVLIVGMLLAREMGARSLLAKTDSLLVTGQVTGEFQAKDPQMAAYLEYVHTLRTSFAEFELVHVPREQNARADLLAKLASSGKWGRQRSVIQETLKVPRAFVTDNQVLQVCKSRERVASSHRSLTQETLRAPRLRARPIRTDEAMEVCAVGRTDTWITPYQRYLADGELPLDSSKAKMVKKRSSKFTLIDGDLFKFGFTHPVLVCVHGEQCMRIMSKLHEGVCGSHVGGRALANRVLRAGYYWPTLKEDCVGYAQRCKQCQ